From the genome of Patescibacteria group bacterium:
TCCCAACTTATATTCATTCCAAAGGGATCTAAAAACACTAAAACTCTTTTAAAACTACTATATGGAAACTGCGGTATCAATTTAGTGAGAACCTCATTGCAATCATCATTTTTTATTATTATCTCTAAATCTTTAAATCGTCTTTTAATAGATTCTAGTTTTTTTATTCTCCATTTTTCTTTCTCTATAAAAAAATATGCAGTAAAAGGGTTTTTAATGCTCAAGGCGCAACATGGAGAACCATCTATAAATCGTTTTTCATCTCTAGCTTTCGGCTTACCAGTTCCGGCGAAAGCATCAATATAATAATAACCTTTACACCACCTTTGATTCTTCATTATTTTAGTGTAAGCCTCTAAATATTTCTTTAATAAAGAAAGTTTGTCTTCTGACCATCTGCCAACTTCATCAAATTGATCTTTTTTTCTTATAATTTTCATAAATTTTTTCCTCTCCCCGCCCCGCCAACCAATATTAGTATCTGGTAGTTAGTATTTAGTATATACGATTAATTATGTAAACTTACTCTCTTGTTTCTTTAATTATTTTTTAAAATCCTGACCACTCCCTCATTCGCATCGACCTCAATCAAATCGCCGTCTTTTAAAATATCGGTGGCGATTTTTGTGCCAATAATACAGGGCTTTTTCATCTCTCTGGCCACAATTGCCGCATGACAAGTAATCCCACCTTCGTCTGTAATAAAGGCTATGGCCTTTTTCATTGCTGGAAGATACTTTGGCATGGTCATAGCAGCAACAAGTATATCTCCTTTTTTGACTTTATCAATATCAAAAACTTTTGATACTTTTTTCACAACGCCTTTTACTTTGCCCTTATAAGCTATCTGCCCTTTAATTTCATTCCCTTTATATTGGGTTTCTCCGGAAACCGCAGATTTATTATCTTCTAATTTTATTCCTAACTTATCTAAATTCTCCTGTGGGTTTCCAGTATATACTTTTTCTTTATAATAAATAAATCCCTTTTCTCTTTCATTTATCTTTTCAATAAAATTAGGATCTTTAATTTCCCCAGACCATACTTCCTCTGGTAAAATAAATCTTGTTTTTCCTTTTAATTTAGGAAAAAATCTTCTTAAAGCCTCTTCAAAAATAATTTCAGGAGTTTCATTATGCCCTTGTGTCTTTTCTCTGGCATCTAGGGCAATTTTTTTTAATTCTTCATCTACAGAAAGAGTTGGAATTATAAATATAATAGCCGTATAAGACCATACAAAAGCATAAAGTTCTTGTACTTTTCTTAACTCCTTTAAATTTTTTATTTTCTTTTTGCCAGCATAATATTGTTTTAATTGACTAAATAAATCCAAGAAATTTTTAATTTGTCCTATCATATACTCTTTTTTCTGGCATTTTTTAAATATGCTTCCAAAAACTCTTTTTAATTCGTTGGGTTCATAGTATATACTGACTAAATCTCCTCCTTTATAAACCGCGCAGGCTTCTGTTATTCCATCCCTGACTATCTTTTTCATTCCTTCACCCATAGAATTATACCAACTAGCTAATCTAAAGAAAGAATACTCCCTGGAGTGTTCTTTTGTGAAAACTTTTATCTGTTCGTCATCAAATTTAATATTCTCTTCTTTAATTAATTTATCTATTTCCTCCCCGACATAAAACTTGTTTTGATAATATACATATCCATTCGATCTTTCCCTAAGCTCTTTTTTGATTATTTCCCTATTTTCAAAAACTTCTTCTGGCAATATATACGGAATTTCATTCTCCCTATATCTTCCCTTATAAATTGTTTTTAGTCCTTTTTTTAAAACATCGTCAAATATATCATCATACCTCTCTGTCTTTTCTCTAACATCCATTGAAATTTTTAAATTTTCCTTAGGAAGATAAGTTAAATTCGGCACAATAAAAACTATACCCAAAAGAGTATAATAATCTTTATATCTATTATAGAACCAATTCAGCTCTTCTTTTGAGGTAATGGTTTTCTTTCTCTCTAAATAAGGCAAGAATTCATCAAACATTTCTAAAAATTTCTTTGTAATTTCCTTAACAAACCTTATCGATTTTGCTTTTTTGCCAATGACTTCAAATAATTTTTCAAGATCTGTTTTATAATAATAAACCTTTACCAAATTTTCTCCTTTTTTAAAACGGATTAATGTATGAGATAATCCAATATTTCCAATAAAATCTTTAACATCAGGCGTTATACTTTTTAACCAAACTCCAACCTTGAATAAGCTCATTTCTCTAGCATGACCTTTTTCTAAAAATAACTCTATTTTTGTAATTTTATCGCCCAAGGTTGTAATCGGTCTGCTTTGAACAATATAAAATTTATTGTTGGCAAATGCCCATTCAATATCAACCGGAAAACCATAATGATTTTCTATTTTTAAAATTAACTCGGATAGTTTAAGGATTTGTTTATCAGATAAAACCTGCTTTTCTCCTATTTTTTTCGGGATTGATTTCCATTCGCTACCATTAATTTTGGCTCTATATAGACCTCTGTCCTGAATATTCACATTAATATCAATAATTCTTCTCGGTTTCTTCTCGACCACATAGCTGTCTGGCGTAACCTGACCGGAAACAATTGCTTCTCCTAAGCCAAAGCTGGCTTCAATAATCAATTGATTTTCATCCTGCGTAACCGGATGAACAGAGAAAGCAACGCCGGATATTTCGCTATCTACCATCTTTTGAACTACCACAGCTACCGAGATTTTTTGCTTGTGCAGATTTTTTTCGTATCTGTAGAATATAGCGCGCGGAGTAAATAATGAAGCCCAACACTTTTTAACATTTTCCAAAAGATTTTTCTCGGTTGTATTTAGATACGATTCCAACTGTCCTGCCCAAGCTGCTGAAGAACTATCTTCGGCAGTGGCGCTGGAACGAACTGCTACATATTTTGCTTTTAATTGTTTAAATGATTTTTTTATTTCGTTAGAAATAATTTTTGGCATTTCTGCATTTAGAATCAGCACTTTTATTTTTTCCGAAGCGTCGTCAATTGTATGAATTTCTTTGTGATTTACATTATCTAAGATTGAATCTATCTCCACGTTTAAATCCGTCTCTTTTAAAAATTGCTCAAATGCATCAGATAAAATAATAAATCCAGGAGGAATCGGAATTCCTGCCTGGGTCATTTCTCCAAGAGATGCTCCTTTGCCGCCGGCAATAGACGCATCATTTTTATTTATTTGTTTAAAGGTTTTAATAAACATTATTTTATTTTGCTTTCTTGATTATTTTAACTATTCCTTTATTCGCATCTACTTCCACTAAATCACCATCTTTAAAAACTTTGGTAGCAATTTTAGTGCCCATAATACATGGAATCTTCATCTCTCGACTAACTATCGCAGCATGACAAAGAAATCCTCCTTCATCTGAAATAATGGCCGAAGCCTTCTTAATAACTGGCAGATAGTCCGGAGTTGTCCCATGGGCAATCAAAATATCATCTTTTTTCATTTTACTAAATTCTCTAATTGATAATATTATTCTTGCCTTACCCCTAACTTTTCCTTTATATGCTGTAATACCTTTTATTTCAGTTGTATCTTTTTTTTCAAATCTAAATCTTTTTATTTGTTTAAATTCGCTGATTGTTTTTTTATTAGTAACTACAATATCTTCAAATAGAATAAACTCCTTAAGTTTTGGTTTGTACCTTTTTAAATAAGCTGGTAAAAATCTATTTTTTAGCAAGTAATTGTCCATTTCACCGCCAGGAGTGAATAGTTTTTCAGTTTTAATCCTTGCCTGCTCGCATTTTTTTACCAACAACTTATCTTTTATAGGAATTTTTAAATCTTTGGCTAAATAAGGAATTATGAATGTTAAAGCTTCAAATGCTAATATTTCTGACGCTAAATAAAAAACCTTTGAATCAGAAGTTTTATTTGAGGCATTTCCATTGGAAACAGATTTAAACTCTCTGACCTTCTCATAGTAATCTATTATTCTTTGATGCAGGATTTTATTACCAGTATTTGAATTTATCTTCTTAACAAGACAGCCGGTGAATCGTTTAAAATTGACAAAAAACTCATATAAATTTCTGGAATTCTTATAAATCAAAACATTCTTATAAATCAGGCAGCCACTTTCCCTTTTTAATAAACGGGTATAAGCATGATAGATTGCAAACAAATAAGGAAAACTATATGGCCTTAAAAATATTAAAGAAGTACTCTTATGAGTTAAAAATTGATTTATTCTCTTGTCTATATCTTTAATATCCATTTTACCTACCTTCATTAATAACTTCTTCCAATAGCTCTTTATTTATATTTTTACTAAACTCAAAAATTATGTCTCCGTCTTTTTCTTTTTTATAGTCAATCCAAATCTCTGGGATTCCTGGCTTTCTGTTTAATATTTTGATATCAAATCCCTCAGTAAAATCAAATCCTTGATTATCTAAAGCTTTAATAAATTCATCTCTTTCTTCTCTGTCTTTAGTTTTATCAATGATTTTTGCTAGAAATGATTCGGTAACACCCAAATGCGAAGCTAAAAATCGTTCTAAGGTATCCGAATATTTTTTCTCTTTATCTTGCACTAATACATCCCATTTAGGCGCAATGTTTAAATATTTTAAAATAATTCCAGATATTTTTGCTGCGGCCTTAGAATAAGTAAGGTTTTCATTATCATTCAACTTTTCAGCCAGTTTATCGCTTTGCTCAACAATAAATTTTAACCCCTCGCTTTTTTTAAAAGCTGAAAAAACTTCTTGGACATATTTAGAATCCCAATCTCCTACAGGAAAATCTAATCTTTCGTCCACGGCTATTTTAGAGCCAACCTTTATCTTCTTATCCAGTTTTTCCTTTAATCCCTCTAATGATTCTTTTCCTGTAATTTCTTCTTGCTTTCCAGCCATTACAAAACCAGCAGTTTCTTGGGCTCTTTTCCTGGGGCTGCCAAAAGCCACGGCTTGTTCTATGTCTTGTATTTTGCTTTTTTTAATTGCTTGCTCTCTGCCAGTTGCTGTTAGTCTACGCTCGAAATCACTTTTCTCCTTATTTCCTGGTTCTTGTTCGGCATGGCGAAAAAATTTTAAAACAATCCGGGAAGTAAATCTTTCCGGTGATTTTTCTTTTTCAAAATTAAAGTTATTCATATTTTTATTAGATTTATATTGATTAGTTAATTATCCTTAATTATTAAAAATTTTTATTCTACACCTCAATTATCACTGGCAAAACCATTGGTCTTCTGCGGGTTTTGCTGTATAAAAACTGGCCTATTTTATCCCGTAAATTATCTTTGACATACACCCAATTAATCGGCACTCCAGCAACAGTTGTATGCTCAACGATTTCTTTAACTTTCTTACGCGCCTCAGCCAATAATTCTTTTGATTCCTTCATATAAATAAATCCTCGGGAAATTATGTCGGGGCTATTTTTAACTTTGCCGGTTTGCCTGTCAATTGTGGCTATAATCACAAACATCCCATCTTCAGCCATTGTCTGGCGGTCACGCAAAACAATGTGGCCAATGTCGCCAATGCCCAATCCATCCACAAAAACATAATTAGTGTCGGCTTTTTTGTTTAAAATTTTAGCTCTTTTGTTTTGGAATTCAATTATTGAACCATTATCCAGAACGAATATTTTTTCCTTAGGAATCCCGACTTGCATTGCCAGTTTTGCTGCTTCTTTCAGGAAATAATGATTGGCATAAACCGGCAAAAAGAAATCCGGTTTGATTTGTTTTATTATTTC
Proteins encoded in this window:
- a CDS encoding histidine phosphatase family protein; translated protein: MNNFNFEKEKSPERFTSRIVLKFFRHAEQEPGNKEKSDFERRLTATGREQAIKKSKIQDIEQAVAFGSPRKRAQETAGFVMAGKQEEITGKESLEGLKEKLDKKIKVGSKIAVDERLDFPVGDWDSKYVQEVFSAFKKSEGLKFIVEQSDKLAEKLNDNENLTYSKAAAKISGIILKYLNIAPKWDVLVQDKEKKYSDTLERFLASHLGVTESFLAKIIDKTKDREERDEFIKALDNQGFDFTEGFDIKILNRKPGIPEIWIDYKKEKDGDIIFEFSKNINKELLEEVINEGR